A genomic window from Anguilla rostrata isolate EN2019 chromosome 14, ASM1855537v3, whole genome shotgun sequence includes:
- the tor1 gene encoding torsin family 1 isoform X1, producing the protein MRFKTLLLILIWWFVVIATAIEPISTGIAVGMAAALSGFLACYQNVLYYFHECCRQEWISYNSSGLEIDLTRKLFGQHVASRVIMKAVTGFMNNKNPKKPLVLSLHGWTGTGKNFVSQLIAENIYREGMGSNYVHQFVATTHFPHLSQTESYKTQLQQWIKGNVTNCPRSLFIFDEMDKMHAGLIDSIKPYLDYYEHLDGVSYRQAIFIFLSNAGGEDITRVVLDFWRAGRDREEIQLKDIEGTLSKQVFNNKQSGFWHTSLIDKNLVDFFVPFLPLEYRHVRMCALAEMEARNLPLDEEIANQVADDMTYFPKEEKVLSVKGCKTIVSRLEFHI; encoded by the exons ATGCGTTTCAAGACTTTATTGCTAATTCTCATATGGTGGTTTGTGGTAATTGCAACAGCAATCGAACCAATCAGCACGGGAATCGCTGTTGGAATGGCAGCCGCTCTCTCGGGCTTCCTCGCCTGCTACCAGAACGTGTTGTATTACTTCCACGAGTGTTGCAGACAAGAATGGATATCATATAATTCATCAG GTTTGGAAATCGACCTGACGAGGAAGCTATTCGGTCAACATGTTGCCTCACGAGTTATCATGAAAGCAGTGACTGGATTCATGAATAACAAAAACCCAAAGAAGCCCCTGGTTCTGTCCCTCCATGGATGGACAGGGACAGGGAAGAACTTTGTCAGTCAGTTAATAGCTGAAAACATCTACAGAGAAGGAATGGGCAGCAACTATGTTCATCAGTTTGTGGCCACCACCCACTTTCCCCACTTAAGTCAGACTGAATCCTACAAA acccagctgcagcagtggatCAAAGGGAACGTCACAAATTGCCCTCGCTCGCTGTTCATTTTTGATGAAATGGACAAGATGCATGCAGGGCTAATTGACAGCATCAAACCTTACCTGGATTATTATGAACACTTGGATGGAGTCTCCTATCGCCAAGCCATTTTCATCTTCCTTAG TAATGCAGGGGGTGAGGACATCACACGAGTTGTGTTGGATTTCTGGAGAGCAGGCAGAGATCGAGAAGAGATACAGCTGAAGGACATTGAGGGAACATTGTCTAAACAAGTCTTCAACAACAAGCAGA GTGGATTTTGGCACACCAGCCTGATTGATAAGAACCTCGTGGACTTCTTTGTCCCCTTCCTGCCTCTGGAGTATCGCCACGTTCGCATGTGTGCTCTGGCAGAAATGGAAGCTCGAAACTTACCCCTGGACGAGGAGATCGCGAACCAAGTAGCCGATGACATGACCTATTTCCCCAAGGAGGAGAAGGTCTTGTCTGTGAAGGGCTGCAAAACTATTGTAAGCAGGCTGGAATTCCACATTTAG
- the tor1 gene encoding torsin family 1 isoform X2, translated as MRKIIKGLLIFLSVSVCFVNAIEPISTTFIVGGISALLGKKLYNYFHETCGDSWIVYNSTGLEIDLTRKLFGQHVASRVIMKAVTGFMNNKNPKKPLVLSLHGWTGTGKNFVSQLIAENIYREGMGSNYVHQFVATTHFPHLSQTESYKTQLQQWIKGNVTNCPRSLFIFDEMDKMHAGLIDSIKPYLDYYEHLDGVSYRQAIFIFLSNAGGEDITRVVLDFWRAGRDREEIQLKDIEGTLSKQVFNNKQSGFWHTSLIDKNLVDFFVPFLPLEYRHVRMCALAEMEARNLPLDEEIANQVADDMTYFPKEEKVLSVKGCKTIVSRLEFHI; from the exons ATGCGTAAAATTATCAAAGGATTGCTTATTTTCCTTTCCGTATCGGTTTGTTTTGTGAATGCAATCGAGCCCATCTCAACTACATTTATTGTAGGAGGAATAAGTGCTTTATTAGGAAAGAAATTGTACAACTATTTTCATGAAACTTGTGGTGACAGTTGGATTGTGTACAATTCAACGG GTTTGGAAATCGACCTGACGAGGAAGCTATTCGGTCAACATGTTGCCTCACGAGTTATCATGAAAGCAGTGACTGGATTCATGAATAACAAAAACCCAAAGAAGCCCCTGGTTCTGTCCCTCCATGGATGGACAGGGACAGGGAAGAACTTTGTCAGTCAGTTAATAGCTGAAAACATCTACAGAGAAGGAATGGGCAGCAACTATGTTCATCAGTTTGTGGCCACCACCCACTTTCCCCACTTAAGTCAGACTGAATCCTACAAA acccagctgcagcagtggatCAAAGGGAACGTCACAAATTGCCCTCGCTCGCTGTTCATTTTTGATGAAATGGACAAGATGCATGCAGGGCTAATTGACAGCATCAAACCTTACCTGGATTATTATGAACACTTGGATGGAGTCTCCTATCGCCAAGCCATTTTCATCTTCCTTAG TAATGCAGGGGGTGAGGACATCACACGAGTTGTGTTGGATTTCTGGAGAGCAGGCAGAGATCGAGAAGAGATACAGCTGAAGGACATTGAGGGAACATTGTCTAAACAAGTCTTCAACAACAAGCAGA GTGGATTTTGGCACACCAGCCTGATTGATAAGAACCTCGTGGACTTCTTTGTCCCCTTCCTGCCTCTGGAGTATCGCCACGTTCGCATGTGTGCTCTGGCAGAAATGGAAGCTCGAAACTTACCCCTGGACGAGGAGATCGCGAACCAAGTAGCCGATGACATGACCTATTTCCCCAAGGAGGAGAAGGTCTTGTCTGTGAAGGGCTGCAAAACTATTGTAAGCAGGCTGGAATTCCACATTTAG